A portion of the Candidatus Dadabacteria bacterium genome contains these proteins:
- a CDS encoding DUF2723 domain-containing protein, whose protein sequence is MATSKRQRDKTAETAAPSGMRKELPFAVAIAAAVFAVYALTAPQTVTFEDDGLFIMASVDAGVAHPPGYPLYTLLGHIFSHLPLGSPALRIHLLSGLLGALACATLFLAARRTGAPRLFAVAAAAAYGVSEHFWSQAIIAEVYTLNALLTFAVLLFCLRAAEKDGKPERELSFAALCFGLGLANHLHLMTLAFPAFAILLLPRWRLVAGGLPRLLAIAFCTAGALYLWMVWRSWQPGLIASYGPVGSLEDFWYYISRQGYGSVDASPSAGLADKAGFAWYFLKECIFLFTPAGALLALAGIRRLYREGRKTLIAATVWIFFAHSLLLILALGIDYDYIRLAIFRPYPLIAYGVMALWMCHGLVYIRDAVVHPLVRTLPALALLIPVFVLHKNLDVNNRSQDRFADTYGRMILGGLEPGAVLFVVGDNDTAPLGYLHHTEGVRPDVELINTQGLIFPNRLFIPTTTTERKKKESFQTFMRGNTRPVYTVTRSKDIPNPGGIAHFGFYRKLNTQKPPGTVTLNGLFDRRVADYFNSISLSPPPQDRWNRAQHGILMGQYGYFLGYAMLSQDPATKRAVAEKIKSLERHYQGLAAAAEVLIKNAGDTGQLAMARELLERAELSVDETLITEMQGRRYYRLGLLAHRQGDSAEARRQFAKSLEVYNHPANPSLDREALKRFRPIPAGN, encoded by the coding sequence ATGGCAACATCAAAAAGACAGAGAGACAAAACCGCCGAAACCGCCGCTCCCTCCGGAATGCGGAAAGAGTTGCCGTTTGCGGTTGCGATTGCCGCCGCCGTGTTTGCGGTTTACGCCCTCACCGCGCCGCAAACCGTTACCTTTGAGGATGACGGCCTGTTCATTATGGCAAGCGTTGACGCCGGTGTGGCGCACCCGCCCGGATACCCTCTTTACACCCTGCTGGGTCATATTTTCTCCCACCTGCCGTTAGGCTCTCCGGCGTTGCGGATACACCTGCTCAGCGGACTGCTGGGGGCGCTTGCGTGCGCGACACTGTTCCTTGCGGCGAGACGGACGGGAGCGCCGCGCCTGTTTGCGGTTGCGGCGGCGGCGGCCTACGGGGTGTCCGAGCATTTCTGGTCTCAGGCAATCATCGCCGAGGTTTACACCCTGAACGCGCTGCTGACCTTTGCCGTATTGCTCTTCTGCCTGAGGGCGGCGGAGAAAGACGGGAAGCCGGAACGCGAGCTCAGTTTTGCCGCCTTGTGTTTTGGTTTGGGGCTGGCGAACCATTTGCATTTGATGACGCTTGCCTTTCCCGCTTTTGCCATACTGCTGCTGCCCCGGTGGCGGCTTGTGGCGGGCGGTCTGCCGCGCCTGCTGGCGATTGCGTTTTGCACAGCGGGCGCGCTTTACCTGTGGATGGTCTGGCGTTCATGGCAGCCGGGGCTGATTGCCTCCTACGGCCCCGTCGGCAGTCTTGAGGATTTCTGGTATTACATCAGTCGGCAGGGTTACGGCAGTGTGGACGCCAGCCCCAGCGCGGGTTTGGCGGACAAGGCGGGGTTTGCGTGGTATTTCCTGAAGGAATGTATTTTCCTTTTCACCCCAGCGGGCGCTTTGCTTGCGCTTGCCGGAATTCGCCGACTTTACCGCGAGGGGAGAAAAACTCTGATTGCGGCGACCGTCTGGATTTTCTTCGCCCACAGTTTGCTGCTTATTCTCGCCCTCGGCATTGACTACGATTACATACGGCTCGCCATCTTCCGCCCCTATCCTCTTATCGCCTACGGCGTCATGGCTTTGTGGATGTGCCACGGCCTTGTTTATATCCGGGATGCGGTTGTTCATCCTCTTGTCCGAACCCTGCCCGCGCTTGCCCTGTTAATTCCCGTGTTTGTTCTGCACAAGAATCTGGACGTCAACAACCGCAGTCAGGACCGCTTTGCCGATACCTACGGCAGGATGATACTGGGGGGTCTTGAGCCCGGAGCCGTGTTGTTTGTGGTGGGCGATAATGACACCGCCCCTCTGGGTTATCTTCACCACACCGAGGGCGTGCGTCCGGATGTGGAACTCATCAACACTCAGGGGCTAATTTTTCCAAACCGCCTTTTCATTCCCACCACAACCACCGAGCGCAAGAAGAAGGAATCTTTCCAAACATTTATGCGCGGCAACACCCGCCCCGTTTACACCGTTACCCGGAGCAAAGACATACCCAATCCGGGCGGCATAGCCCATTTTGGTTTTTACCGGAAATTAAACACTCAAAAGCCGCCGGGCACGGTTACCCTGAACGGTCTTTTTGACAGGCGTGTTGCCGATTATTTTAATTCCATTTCCCTCAGTCCCCCGCCGCAAGACCGCTGGAATCGCGCCCAGCACGGCATACTAATGGGGCAATACGGTTATTTTCTGGGCTACGCCATGCTGTCTCAAGACCCGGCGACAAAACGCGCGGTTGCGGAAAAAATTAAAAGTCTGGAGAGGCATTATCAGGGTCTTGCCGCCGCGGCTGAGGTGTTGATAAAGAATGCGGGCGACACCGGGCAACTGGCAATGGCGCGGGAGTTGCTGGAGCGGGCGGAACTTTCCGTTGATGAGACGCTTATCACGGAAATGCAGGGGCGGCGTTATTACCGCCTCGGCCTACTTGCACACCGTCAGGGTGATAGCGCGGAGGCGCGGAGGCAGTTTGCCAAATCTCTTGAGGTTTATAACCATCCGGCCAATCCTTCGCTTGACCGGGAAGCGTTGAAAAGATTCAGGCCGATTCCGGCGGGGAATTAA
- a CDS encoding HAD family phosphatase has translation MAKIVIFDFDGVIADTEAIHMKAFRKTLAPLGISFSDENYFSRYLALDDKAFFETLLAENGKDARGETVSALVREKSLLTENEIARCELFEGVDALIRSLASEGFTLAIASGALRKEIEAVLSHAGLLGFFPCIVSAEDCEKCKPDPEPFVRALRGINLSRALDEPAMPGECLVIEDSVHGIEAAAAAGMRCVAVANSHPREMLSGADMAVDSALQLNAAVLASF, from the coding sequence ATGGCAAAGATCGTAATTTTTGATTTTGACGGCGTTATTGCCGACACCGAGGCAATCCACATGAAAGCCTTCCGCAAGACGCTTGCCCCTTTGGGAATCAGTTTTTCGGACGAAAACTATTTCTCCCGCTATCTCGCCCTTGATGACAAAGCCTTCTTTGAAACCCTGCTTGCTGAAAACGGAAAGGACGCGCGCGGGGAAACCGTCTCCGCGCTGGTGCGGGAGAAGTCTCTCCTGACGGAAAACGAAATTGCCCGGTGCGAACTGTTTGAAGGGGTGGACGCGCTCATAAGGTCTCTCGCGTCCGAAGGTTTCACCCTTGCGATTGCGTCCGGGGCTTTGAGGAAAGAGATAGAGGCCGTGCTTTCACACGCCGGGCTGCTTGGGTTTTTCCCGTGCATTGTGAGCGCCGAGGATTGCGAAAAATGCAAGCCCGACCCCGAACCGTTTGTTCGCGCCTTAAGGGGGATTAACCTGAGCAGGGCGCTTGATGAGCCTGCCATGCCCGGAGAGTGCCTCGTTATAGAGGATTCGGTTCACGGGATAGAGGCGGCGGCGGCGGCGGGAATGAGGTGTGTTGCGGTGGCAAATTCCCATCCCCGCGAAATGCTTTCGGGCGCGGATATGGCGGTTGACTCCGCCCTTCAACTGAACGCCGCCG